In Sphingomonas sp. LT1P40, the DNA window GGAATCGCCGGGGGGCAGGCATGACATTCGCACACCGCGCAGTTCCCATAGCGTTAGCTGCGGTTCTGATCGACTCGATCGGTTTCGGCATCGTGCTGCCCGTCCTTCCGACCCTCATTGTCGAGCTGACCGGACAGAGTGTGGCGGAGGCGACGCGTACCGGCGGATGGCTGTTGATCGTGTTCGCGCTCGCGCATTTCTTTGCCGGGCCGATCCTGGGCAATCTGGGCGACCGTTATGGCCGCCGCCCGGTGCTGCTTGCGGCGATGCTCATCTTTGCGATCGACTACGCGCTGATGGCGTTCGCGCCGACGATCGCGTGGCTGTTTGCCGGAAGGCTGATCGCGGGGATTGCGGGGGCGGTCTATGGTCCCGCCAATGCGGTGCTGGCGGACGTCACCCCGCCCGAGAAACGTGGTGCGACATTCGGGCTGATGGGCGCGGCGTTCGGGATCGGCTTTATCATTGGCCCGGCGATCGGCGGGCTGCTGGCGGATTTCGGGCCGCGCACGCCGTTCATGGTCGCAGCGGCGCTGGCGGCGGGCAATGCGTTCTGGATTTCGATCTGGTTGCCGGAGACACTGGCATCGGAGAATCGCCGCAAATTCGAGTGGCGCCGCGCCAATCCGCTGGGTGCGTTCAAGCCGTTGCTGGGACTGAAGGGGGCAATGCCGCTGCTGGTCGTCATGTTCATCTGGCAGCTGGCGCATCAGGTCTATCCCGCGACCTGGGCCTTCTACGCCGAACTTGCGCATGGCTGGGATAGCAAGGCGATCGGCTGGTCGCTCGCGGCATCGGGCGCCGCCATGGCGCTGTCACAGATTTTCCTGACCGGGCGCGCGATTGCCGCCTTGGGGGAGACGCGGACCGTACTGATCGGCCTGATCGTCGGGACGCTGGTCTATTTCGGCTATGCGTTCGCCACAGAGGGGTGGCAGGTGTACGCGTTGCTGACGATCGGGGCACTTCAGGCGCTCGCCTATCCGTCGATCAATGCGCTGCTTAGCCGGATGGTCGATGCGTCGAACCAGGGGGCATTGCAGGGCGGCATGGCAAGTCTTGCCAGCATCGCCGCGATTCTGGGGCCGCTCAGCCTGACGCAGACGCTCGCCACGGGCGCGGAACGCGGGTTTCCGGGTGCGGCGTTCCTGCTGGCGTCGGCGCTGACAAGCGTCGCGGTGGTGATCGTTGTGGTGTTCTTGCTGCGGCATCGCACCGACCTGCCGGACCCGGTTGCGTGAGCGACGCGCAACCCCATCTGTCGGCTGTAAACCGATGGAGACACCTGCGATGATCGACCTGTTCTACTGGCCCACCCCGAACGGCCACAAGATCACGCTGTTTCTGGAAGAGGCCGGCACCCCCTATGCGATCCACCCCGTCAACATCGGGCAGGGCGACCAGTTCAAGCCCGATTTCCTGAAGATCGGCCCCAACAACCGCATGCCCGCGATTGTCGACACCGCCCCCGCCGATGGCGGCGAGCCGGTCAGCGTGTTCGAGAGCGGCGCGATCCTGATCTACCTCGCGCTGAAGGAGGGCAAATTCTATGGCGACAGCCCGCGTGAACGCACCGACATATTGCAATGGCTGATGTGGCAGATGGGGGGCTTGGGGCCGATGGCCGGGCAGAACCATCATTTTAACCGCTATGCGCCCGAGCCGATTCCCTATGCGCAGAAGCGCTATATCGACGAGACCAACCGGCTGTACGGCGTGCTCGACCGGCAACTGGCGGGCAGGCCGTTCGTCGCGGGGGAGCATTACTCGATTGCCGACATGGCGATCTATCCGTGGATCGTGCCGTACGAGGCACAGAGCCAGAATCTGGACGATTTCCCGCATGTGAAGCGCTGGTTCGAGGCGGTCGGTGCGCGCCCGGCGACAGTGCGGGCCTATGCCAAGGGCGAGGAAATCCGGCCCAGCAATGTGACGATGACGGATGAGCAGAAGAAGATACTGTTCGGACAAACGGCGAAGCGCGATTAGGGCACAAGCCAGCGGGCACCACGGAGGAACGCGCAATGCGCAGGCGGAACATGCTGGGAATGACCGGGATCGTATCGGCAACCCTGCTGACAGGTGCCGCCCCGGCGACGGTGCCGCGCCGCGATTTGACCGCGCGAGTGCGACAGGTGGTCGATCTGTATGGAGCCGCATGGAACGCCGGTGACATGGCCGCGATGGCCGCACTCTACACACCCGATGTCCACTGGGTGAATATCGTCGGCATGCACTGGCAGGGCCGTGAGGAAGTCGATTACGCCCACCGCGCATTGTTCGAGAACACCTTCAAAGGCGTCACCCAGACGATGGAGGAAATCGAGTCGGTAACGCCGATGCCGGGCGGCGGGGCAATCGCGGTGGTGCGCTGGGCCGTTGCGGAATATCGCACCCCGTCCGGTCAGGTTAGTCCGGCCAGCCGGACCCGGATGTCGCTGACGCTGTTGCCCAAGGGCGATCGATTGCTGATCGCGCATGGTGCGAATATCCAGATTGTCGAGGGCGCGCAGCGATCGGACCCGGTTCGACAACGGCGCGAACGCAAGAAGTAGCGTTACGCAACCGGGGTTGCCGCGCCCTGTGATCGGCAGCGGTCGGAGCAATATTTCACACTGTCCCAGTCACGCGCCCATTTCTTGCGCCAGGCAAACGGGCGGGCGCAGGCGACGCAGATCTTGGTCGGCAGGGTGAGCTTCTTGTGCGCCACCTCACCCCTTCCCCGGCCTTCTCGACAGCCCCACATCCAGATGCGCCCCCGCATCCAGCAACAGCGTCTCGCCGGTAATTACCCGGCTGGCGGGATCGAGTAGGTTGACGACCGGCCCGGCGATATCCTCAGCATGCGGGGCCATCGCCATCGGGGTCTGGCTGGCGATGAACGCCTCGAACTTTTCGAATGCTTCCTGTGGCATGCGCTCGCTGAACCAGCCGGTGCCGACATAGCCGGGGGCGACGGCGTTGACGCGGATCGCCGGGGCCAGCACGCGGGCGAGGCTTTTGGTCATCGTAATCAGCGCGCCCTTTGACGCGGCATAGGCGACCGACGATCCGTTGCCGAACACGCCCGCGACCGATGCGATGCTGACGACCGCGCTCGCTGGGCCTTCGCGCATCGCGGGCGCGCAGGCGCGGATCATCTGAAACGGGGCTATGGTGTTGAGGCGGTAGATGTCGATGAAATCATCGGCGTTCAACGCGTCCATATCCTCATGATTGGCGAACTTGGTCTTGCCCGAATTATTGACCAGCAGGTCGATCCGCCCGAACGCATCGAGCGCGGCGGCGGCCAGTGCGCTGCACTGCGCGTCGTCAGCGATATCAGCCTGAACCGCGATTGATCCATTGCCGACCTCCGCCGCCAATGCCTCGGCGGCATCGCGGCTGCTGGCATAGTTGATGACGCAACGCACCCCGCGCGACCCCAGTTTCCGCACGACCGCGGCGCCGATCCCGGTGCCGCCGCCGGTGACGATCGCCGTCATTCCGTCCATCGCGTCGCTCATGCGGCGCTGCTCGGGCGGGCGGTGACACGGCGGTGCCAGTCGTTCAGGCGCGCCAGCTCCTCGGGCACGCTCAGCCCGATGAAGGTGCCGAAATCGATCGTGGTCAGCAGCAGGATATCGGCCATCGTATAATGCTCGCCCACAATGAACGGCGTCTCGCCCAGCGCAGTGTCGCACATCGTCAGCGCGCGCTCCACCAGAACGCGGTTGCTCTCGCCGAAATCCTTATATTGATGCGGCATCACGCGCGCGGTGAAGGGATGGGTATGGACCCAGATCATGCCGGTCGGCACCATCAGCCGCAACTCGATCCGCCGGTTCCACATTTCGACGCGGGCGACGTCGATCGGGTCCCGTCCGAACATCGGCGGTTCGGGGTGCAGCGCTTCCAGATAGCGGCAGATCGCAACGCTCTCGGTCAGCACCGTGCCGCAGTCCAGCTTCAGCGACGGCGTCTGGCCAAGCGGGTTGATTGCGCGATACGCCTCGCTCTTGTGCTCGCCCTTCAGGATCGACACGTCCTCGCGCGGCAGGTCGACCCCCTTCTCCGCGGCGAAGATGCGCACGCGGCGCGGATTGGGGGCTGGCATGGTCGAATCGTAGAAGATCATCGGCCTCTCCTGATCGTTTTTAGAAGATCGCGTATGGCAGCGCGCGGCGGTTTCGCCTAGCAGTTCATCCGAATCGAGGAGAGAGGATGCCCACCGCGCGCGAAATGCTGGCCGAGCCGTTCGGCACGTTGCCTGACCTGATCGCTGCCCATGCGCGCGAGCGGGGCGACAAGATCGCGCTGATTCATGGCGATAGTGCCCTGACCTATGCGGCGCTGAATATGCGGATGGACCGGATTGCCGCCGCGCTGCAACGCGCGGGGACGGTGCAACGACAGGCGGTGGCAATCGTCGGGGGCATGTCGGTTGATTACGCGGCGGTGTTTCTGGGCGCGATCCGTGCCGGGGCAGTCCCTGCGCCGATCGCGCCATCATCGACCGGCGATCAGATGGCAGCGATGATCGCGGATTGCGGCGCGAATGTCGTGTTTCTGGATGCCGACGCCGCCGCGACGCTGGGCGACCGGGTGGTGACGGCGCAGCGGGTGATGCTGGACAGCAGCGGGCTCGACGCCTTTCTGGAGGATGCAGGCACGCCGACGCCGGTTACGATCCAACCCGACGACCCGTTCAATATCATCTATTCCAGCGGCACCACCGGCACGCCCAAGGGCATCGTCCAGCCGCACGCGATGCGCTGGGCGCATATCGCGCGCAATGAAGCCGCCGGGTTTGGCGATGCGGTGACGATGGTGGCGACACCGCTTTACTCCAATACGACATTGGTCAGCTTCATTCCGACGCTGGCCTGGGGTGGCACGGCGGTTCTGCTCGGCAAGTTCGATGCGCGCGGTTTCCTCGAAGCCGCCGCGAAGCACCGCGCGACTCATGCGATGCTGGTGCCGGTGCAGTATCAACGGATCATGGGCGTGCCGGATTTCAATCGGTTCGACCTGTCGAGCTTTCGCCTGAAGACCTGTACCAGCGCGCCATTTTCCGCCGCGCTGAAGGCCGATATCGTCGCGCGCTGGCCCGGCTTGCTGGTGGAATATTATGGGATGACCGAGGGCGGCGGCACCTGTCTGCTTGTCGCCAACCACTATCCGGACAAGCTGCATACGGTGGGCATGCCGGTCCCCGGCCACGACATTCGCCTGATCGACGATGACGGGCGCGAAGTGGCTCAGGGCGAGATGGGCGAGGTGGTCGGCCGCAGTCCGGCGATGATGAGCGGCTATCACGGGCGCCAGCAGGCGAGCAGCGACGCCGAATGGTTCGATGCCGAGGGCAATCGTTACATTCGCCATGGCGATGTCGGGCGGTTCGACGCGGATGGGTTTCTGACACTGCTGGACCGAAAGAAGGACCTGATAATCTCGGGCGGGTTCAACATCTATCCCAGCGACCTGGAGGCCGAACTGGCGCAGCACCCGGGCGTGCGCGATTGCGCGGTGATCGGCGTGCCTTCGGAGCAATGGGGCGAAACGCCGGTGGCCTTCTATGTTCCCGCCGACAGCATTGCGGCGGACGAGATTCTGGGCGCGGTCAACGCCACGTTGGGGCGGACACAGCGATTGACCGCGTTGCTCCCGATCGACGAATTGCCGCGCAGCGCGATCGGCAAGGTGCTGAAACGCGAACTGCGCGATTTGTACACGGAGGCCGTAGCGGCATGACCTCACTTCCTGATCTGCTGGCCCAGGCACAGCGCACAGAGACTGGGTTCACGACCGAGATTCCGGCGAACTGGTTGCAAGGGCGCACCGCTTATGGCGGGCTTTCGGCCGCACTGGCGCTGGCGGCGGCGAAGCAGATCGAGCCGGATCTGCCCCCGCTGCGGTCGGCGCAGGTGGCGTTTATCGGCCCGCTGGCGGGGGCGGTGACAGTGACCGCGACCAAGCTGCGGCGCGGGCGGAATGCCGCGTTCATTCAGGCGGATATTGTGTCGGAGGCGGGCCTCGGCCTGCGCACGACGTTCGTGTTCATGAACGCGCTGGAATCGGCGATCGACCATGATGCGACCGCAGCCGCACAGCATGCGCCGCCGCCGACGGACGCCGAACTTTACACCGGCCCGAAGGAATTCTTCACCGGCAATTTCAACTTCTTCGATCTGAAGGACGATGCCCGCCCGACCGAATGGCTGCGCTGGGGGCGGTTGATTGAGCGCGAGGGGCTGGACCCGGAGGTCGAGATGATGGTGATGGGCGACGCGCTGCCGCCCGCCGCATTCCGGCTGTTCCAGAAAATGACGCCGCTGTCGTCGCTGACCTGGATCATAAACATCCTCACCCCCGCCGCGACGACGCGTGACGGGTGGTGGCTGCTCAACGCCGCGACCGATAGCGCGCGGAACGGCTATTCGAGCCAGTCGATGCGAATGTGGAACGCGGACGGCACGCTGGTCGCCGACGGAATGCAGGGCGTCGCGATTTTTGGTTGAGGGCGGCGCCGGCCCGCTTTTTGATACAATTTGCGACACTTTTTCGGTCGGCTGACACAGGGTTGCGACAGGCAACGGTCAGAAGGGCACCACAGCAGCGGCGCTCTTGGCCGCAGCAACGGGAGCCCGCACATGAAAAATCTTCTCACTGCCACCGCGATCGGCGCGATGCTGACCGCCGGCGTCGCCATCGCCATGCAGACCGCCCCCGCCACGCCAGCGAAGCAGCCGGTCAGCAAAGCGACGATGCTCGCCCGTGCCGACGCGCGCTTCGACGCGATGGACACTAACAAGGACGGCCAGCTGAGCGTCGACGAGCGCAAGGCCGGTATGGAAAAGGCACGCGCCGCGATGGCGGAGCGCAAAGGCGGCGAAATGTCTGACTTCATGCCCGGTCGTCGCGGCGGCGGCGGTATGGGCGAACGCATGATGGGCCGCGCCGACACCAATGGCGACGGCATGATTAGCAAGGCCGAGAACCGCGCGACGGTCGAGGCGCGTTTTGCCCGGATGGACGCCGACAAGGACGGCTCAATCGAAGCCGGCGAAGGCCGCAAGGCTATCGGCAAAAAAAGCTGGGGCAAGCGCGGCGAAGGTCGTGAGGGCAAGCGCGGCATGCGCGCCGGCCGTGGCCCCGGTGGTGGCGGCATGATGATGGCCGATGCCGACAAGGATGGCGTCATCACCCGCGCCGAGTTCGACGCCCAGTCGGCGCAGCGCTTCGCCAAGCTCGACGCCAACGCCGACGGTCGCCTGACCGCCGAAGAACTTCGCGCGGGTCGCCCGCAGCGCGGACCCACGCCGTCACCGGCCCCTGCCCCCCAGGGCGAGTGACGGTCATGTCGGGCGGGTTTTACGACCTCCTCCGTGCCCGCCCGGCACTTCCCGCACGCGATGAATCTGCTACGCCCATGGAGATGACCGGAGAAACCCCGCATTTGCTGCTCGTCGACGACGAGCGTTCGATCCGCGAACCGCTGGCGCAATATCTGACCAAGCAGGGTTTTCGCGTGACGCAAGTCGGCGATGCCGAAGCGGCGCGCGCCCGGATTCAGGCCTATGCCATCGACCTGATCGTGCTCGACATCATGATGCCGGGCGAGGACGGGTTGAGTCTCTGCCGCCATATCCGCGCGACCAGCGAAACCCCCGTCATCCTGCTCACCGCGCGTAGCGAAGAGACCGACCGGATCGTCGGGCTGGAAATGGGCGCCGACGATTATGTCGTGAAGCCATTTTCTCCCCGCGAACTGGCCGCCCGGATCAAGGTCGTGCTGCGCCGGATGCAGGCAGGCGGCACGCGGCAGCATGCACCGGAAAGCGGCAGCTATGCCTTTTCGGGCTGGGTTCTGAAGACCGGCGAGCGTGCGCTGGTGGACCGGGAAGGCGTGTCGGTGCCGCTCTCCACTGGTGAATACAGCCTTCTCCTTGCGCTGGTGATGCGCCCGCGCGCCGTGCTGACGCGCGACCAGCTGCTGGATTTGACTCAGGGCCGTGAAGCCGCAGCGTTCGACCGTGCGATCGACAATCAGGTCAGCCGGTTGCGCAAGAAGATCGAGCCGGATGCCAAGAACCCCACTCTCATCAAGACGGTGTGGGGCGGCGGCTATACGCTGGCGAGCGACGTGACCCGCCTGTGAGCATGTGGCTGTGAGGCGCTTTGCCCCCAAGAGCCTGACCGGCCAGATCGCGCTGCTTGTGGCGCTGGCGCTGTTCGTGGCGCAGGCGATCAATTTCGGGCTGTTGCTGCGCGAGCGGCGGTCGGTGCGCTATGGCGAGATCACCGCGCCCGCGATCACCCGCGTCGTCGATGCGGCCGAGCGGCTGCGCGATGGGCGCTTTCGCGATCCCGAGGGGCGCGAGCGTCCGCGCGGACGACTGCGGCTGGAAGCGGCAAATCCGATCGAGGCGGGCCTGAAACCGAATGTCGAAGTGGAGGATGGCATCCGCGCCGCGATGCGCGAGGCCAACCTGCCGGTCGGGCGCATCGTCACCGGCATCCGGCCGATCTCCGCCACCGATGGCCGGTTCGCGCGGATGAACGCGCTGAAGGCCGAACGGATGAAGCGGCTGGGGGGCGAATTGCTGGTCGCGGTGGAGATACCGGGAAGGGGCTGGCTGTCGCTCACCTCGGGCTGGCCACGCAATGACGGATCGCTGATCTGGCGACTGATCGCACAGACACTAATCCTGTATGCGGTGGTGCTGATCCCGGTGCTGTGGGTGGGTCATCGCGTCGCCCGCCCGCTACGAAAACTGGCGGTGGCGGCGCGCGAGTTCAATCCAGGCGGAGCGAACGAGCCGGTCGAGGAACGCGGCCCCGGCGACGTCCGCGCGGTGATCGCCGCCTACAACACGCTGAGCCAGCGCGTGACCGCGATGCTGGACGAGAAGGACCAGATGCTCGGCGCGATCGGGCACGATCTGCGCACCCCGCTGGCCGCGCTTCGCGTGCGGATCGAATCGGTCGAGGACGACGAGGATCGCGCGCGCATGGCGGACACGATCGACGAGATGAACAGCACGCTCGACGACATTTTGTCGCTAGCCCGGCTGGGCCGCCCGAGCGAGGCACCGACCGAGACCGACGTATCGGCGTTGATCGACGCAGTGGTCGATGATTTCCGCGATCTGGGCCATGCCGTGGACTATGAGGACGGCCATCGCATCATCATGCGCATCCGCCCGTCGCTGATGCGGCGCGCGGTGCGCAATCTGATCGAGAATGCGGTGAAATATGGCGGCGGCGTCGCCGAGGTGCGGCTGTTGCCGTGCACGGACGGCGTGCAGATCGAAGTCGCCGATCGCGGCCCCGGCATCCCGCCCGAACAGATCGCGGCGGTGTTCGACCCCTTCACCCGACTCGATCCGTCGCGTAATCGCACCACGGGCGGTGTCGGCCTGGGTCTCACGCTGGCCCGCGCAATCGTGCGCGAGGCGGGCGGCGACATATCGCTGGCGAACCGCGATGGCGGCGGGCTGGCCGCGACGATCACGCTGCCGAAGCGGTGACAGGGCGACGGCAGCGCGCTAAGTTCACGCGATGAGCGAATTACCCTTGGAAACACCGGAAGATCAGGCGGAAGCGGCGGAAAAGCGGGCAACCCGTCGCCGCTGGCTGACGATTGGCGAACTGGTCGCCGTGGCTGGGCTGGTGATTGCAGGCCTGACATGGTGGAACAATTATCAGGACCGCCGTGACGCCGCCGCAGACAAGGAAACGGCGCGGCTGGCCGAAAAAGCGGAAGCAACGGCGGCGCGCCACCGTGTGACGCTGGTCACCACGGGTGCGGACTCCGACGGGATTGAGTTCAAAGCACAGGCCGGCTGCGCGCTTCAAACCAGCGACATCGCTTTTCCCAGCGCGCTCGGCGTCGAGCCTAAGAATACCGTCATCACGCACCGCATCGAAGCGGAGTGGATCGCGAAAACAATGCTGAAGCTGACCGATGGCGGCGCGGACGCACGAGAAGGTCGTCTACCCGTTTTGATCGATGCGATGTGCACCGATGAGAATGGCAACCGCGAGGAAACGGCGATCTATGACTTGTTGTGGCGCACCGAGGCTGGCGGATTGATCGGCGGCAGGTCGTTCAAGTTGCGCGGGCTTGTCCGGCGGCAATCGGGCGGCGACCAGCGCCGCCTCGATGCCATGTGGAAGGGGG includes these proteins:
- a CDS encoding TCR/Tet family MFS transporter, which produces MTFAHRAVPIALAAVLIDSIGFGIVLPVLPTLIVELTGQSVAEATRTGGWLLIVFALAHFFAGPILGNLGDRYGRRPVLLAAMLIFAIDYALMAFAPTIAWLFAGRLIAGIAGAVYGPANAVLADVTPPEKRGATFGLMGAAFGIGFIIGPAIGGLLADFGPRTPFMVAAALAAGNAFWISIWLPETLASENRRKFEWRRANPLGAFKPLLGLKGAMPLLVVMFIWQLAHQVYPATWAFYAELAHGWDSKAIGWSLAASGAAMALSQIFLTGRAIAALGETRTVLIGLIVGTLVYFGYAFATEGWQVYALLTIGALQALAYPSINALLSRMVDASNQGALQGGMASLASIAAILGPLSLTQTLATGAERGFPGAAFLLASALTSVAVVIVVVFLLRHRTDLPDPVA
- a CDS encoding glutathione binding-like protein, whose protein sequence is MIDLFYWPTPNGHKITLFLEEAGTPYAIHPVNIGQGDQFKPDFLKIGPNNRMPAIVDTAPADGGEPVSVFESGAILIYLALKEGKFYGDSPRERTDILQWLMWQMGGLGPMAGQNHHFNRYAPEPIPYAQKRYIDETNRLYGVLDRQLAGRPFVAGEHYSIADMAIYPWIVPYEAQSQNLDDFPHVKRWFEAVGARPATVRAYAKGEEIRPSNVTMTDEQKKILFGQTAKRD
- a CDS encoding SgcJ/EcaC family oxidoreductase — encoded protein: MRRRNMLGMTGIVSATLLTGAAPATVPRRDLTARVRQVVDLYGAAWNAGDMAAMAALYTPDVHWVNIVGMHWQGREEVDYAHRALFENTFKGVTQTMEEIESVTPMPGGGAIAVVRWAVAEYRTPSGQVSPASRTRMSLTLLPKGDRLLIAHGANIQIVEGAQRSDPVRQRRERKK
- a CDS encoding DUF2256 domain-containing protein; protein product: MAHKKLTLPTKICVACARPFAWRKKWARDWDSVKYCSDRCRSQGAATPVA
- a CDS encoding SDR family NAD(P)-dependent oxidoreductase, whose amino-acid sequence is MSDAMDGMTAIVTGGGTGIGAAVVRKLGSRGVRCVINYASSRDAAEALAAEVGNGSIAVQADIADDAQCSALAAAALDAFGRIDLLVNNSGKTKFANHEDMDALNADDFIDIYRLNTIAPFQMIRACAPAMREGPASAVVSIASVAGVFGNGSSVAYAASKGALITMTKSLARVLAPAIRVNAVAPGYVGTGWFSERMPQEAFEKFEAFIASQTPMAMAPHAEDIAGPVVNLLDPASRVITGETLLLDAGAHLDVGLSRRPGKG
- a CDS encoding glutathione S-transferase family protein, whose translation is MIFYDSTMPAPNPRRVRIFAAEKGVDLPREDVSILKGEHKSEAYRAINPLGQTPSLKLDCGTVLTESVAICRYLEALHPEPPMFGRDPIDVARVEMWNRRIELRLMVPTGMIWVHTHPFTARVMPHQYKDFGESNRVLVERALTMCDTALGETPFIVGEHYTMADILLLTTIDFGTFIGLSVPEELARLNDWHRRVTARPSSAA
- a CDS encoding class I adenylate-forming enzyme family protein is translated as MPTAREMLAEPFGTLPDLIAAHARERGDKIALIHGDSALTYAALNMRMDRIAAALQRAGTVQRQAVAIVGGMSVDYAAVFLGAIRAGAVPAPIAPSSTGDQMAAMIADCGANVVFLDADAAATLGDRVVTAQRVMLDSSGLDAFLEDAGTPTPVTIQPDDPFNIIYSSGTTGTPKGIVQPHAMRWAHIARNEAAGFGDAVTMVATPLYSNTTLVSFIPTLAWGGTAVLLGKFDARGFLEAAAKHRATHAMLVPVQYQRIMGVPDFNRFDLSSFRLKTCTSAPFSAALKADIVARWPGLLVEYYGMTEGGGTCLLVANHYPDKLHTVGMPVPGHDIRLIDDDGREVAQGEMGEVVGRSPAMMSGYHGRQQASSDAEWFDAEGNRYIRHGDVGRFDADGFLTLLDRKKDLIISGGFNIYPSDLEAELAQHPGVRDCAVIGVPSEQWGETPVAFYVPADSIAADEILGAVNATLGRTQRLTALLPIDELPRSAIGKVLKRELRDLYTEAVAA
- a CDS encoding thioesterase family protein, encoding MTSLPDLLAQAQRTETGFTTEIPANWLQGRTAYGGLSAALALAAAKQIEPDLPPLRSAQVAFIGPLAGAVTVTATKLRRGRNAAFIQADIVSEAGLGLRTTFVFMNALESAIDHDATAAAQHAPPPTDAELYTGPKEFFTGNFNFFDLKDDARPTEWLRWGRLIEREGLDPEVEMMVMGDALPPAAFRLFQKMTPLSSLTWIINILTPAATTRDGWWLLNAATDSARNGYSSQSMRMWNADGTLVADGMQGVAIFG
- a CDS encoding EF-hand domain-containing protein, whose protein sequence is MKNLLTATAIGAMLTAGVAIAMQTAPATPAKQPVSKATMLARADARFDAMDTNKDGQLSVDERKAGMEKARAAMAERKGGEMSDFMPGRRGGGGMGERMMGRADTNGDGMISKAENRATVEARFARMDADKDGSIEAGEGRKAIGKKSWGKRGEGREGKRGMRAGRGPGGGGMMMADADKDGVITRAEFDAQSAQRFAKLDANADGRLTAEELRAGRPQRGPTPSPAPAPQGE
- a CDS encoding response regulator; this encodes MTGETPHLLLVDDERSIREPLAQYLTKQGFRVTQVGDAEAARARIQAYAIDLIVLDIMMPGEDGLSLCRHIRATSETPVILLTARSEETDRIVGLEMGADDYVVKPFSPRELAARIKVVLRRMQAGGTRQHAPESGSYAFSGWVLKTGERALVDREGVSVPLSTGEYSLLLALVMRPRAVLTRDQLLDLTQGREAAAFDRAIDNQVSRLRKKIEPDAKNPTLIKTVWGGGYTLASDVTRL
- a CDS encoding sensor histidine kinase, whose protein sequence is MRRFAPKSLTGQIALLVALALFVAQAINFGLLLRERRSVRYGEITAPAITRVVDAAERLRDGRFRDPEGRERPRGRLRLEAANPIEAGLKPNVEVEDGIRAAMREANLPVGRIVTGIRPISATDGRFARMNALKAERMKRLGGELLVAVEIPGRGWLSLTSGWPRNDGSLIWRLIAQTLILYAVVLIPVLWVGHRVARPLRKLAVAAREFNPGGANEPVEERGPGDVRAVIAAYNTLSQRVTAMLDEKDQMLGAIGHDLRTPLAALRVRIESVEDDEDRARMADTIDEMNSTLDDILSLARLGRPSEAPTETDVSALIDAVVDDFRDLGHAVDYEDGHRIIMRIRPSLMRRAVRNLIENAVKYGGGVAEVRLLPCTDGVQIEVADRGPGIPPEQIAAVFDPFTRLDPSRNRTTGGVGLGLTLARAIVREAGGDISLANRDGGGLAATITLPKR